Proteins encoded together in one Thermococcus barophilus MP window:
- a CDS encoding iron-sulfur cluster assembly scaffold protein encodes MERFDGRKWDEKKRIGYSRKVLYYFLHPKNVGEIENPSVTAKAGSPACGDMIKLYLKIENDKIVDAKFRSYGCAANIATASVLTEMIIGKTVEEAKKIKFKDIVEELGGLPQIKYHCAVLAAEGLKQALAKWDVITGKRQIDEKFVKLILAAVIDPLTGESVLRGDKYKGCKIEGRKVKIMLNIPKDSPEAEVFEEQIREAFEGLDVDLEIEFTES; translated from the coding sequence ATGGAAAGATTTGATGGTAGAAAATGGGACGAGAAAAAGAGGATAGGCTACTCAAGAAAGGTTCTTTACTATTTTCTTCATCCAAAAAATGTTGGAGAAATAGAGAATCCAAGCGTCACGGCAAAAGCAGGAAGTCCAGCATGTGGAGACATGATAAAGCTCTATTTAAAGATTGAAAATGATAAAATAGTTGATGCTAAATTTAGGAGCTATGGTTGTGCTGCAAATATTGCAACTGCCTCAGTGCTTACGGAAATGATCATAGGAAAGACTGTTGAAGAAGCTAAGAAAATTAAATTTAAAGACATTGTGGAGGAGCTTGGGGGTTTGCCGCAGATCAAATATCACTGTGCAGTTTTAGCAGCTGAAGGACTTAAGCAGGCATTGGCTAAATGGGACGTTATTACGGGAAAGAGACAGATCGATGAGAAATTTGTCAAGCTTATTCTTGCAGCGGTTATTGATCCGCTTACTGGGGAAAGCGTTCTTAGGGGGGATAAGTATAAGGGATGTAAGATTGAAGGCAGAAAAGTTAAGATAATGCTTAATATTCCCAAGGACAGTCCAGAGGCTGAAGTTTTCGAAGAACAGATAAGAGAAGCTTTTGAAGGACTTGATGTTGATTTAGAGATTGAATTTACGGAATCATGA
- a CDS encoding sulfurtransferase TusA family protein, with protein MIKINVIGKECPIPLNEFRKALRKAKVGEVIEIVGTHELSKGEIALAADETGQEILEIDEKDGIWRIVVKKVR; from the coding sequence ATGATAAAAATCAATGTCATCGGGAAGGAATGTCCAATTCCGCTTAATGAATTCAGAAAGGCGCTGAGAAAAGCCAAGGTTGGAGAAGTAATAGAAATTGTCGGAACTCATGAGCTGAGCAAGGGGGAGATAGCACTGGCAGCAGACGAAACTGGGCAGGAAATCCTCGAAATTGATGAGAAGGACGGTATTTGGAGAATTGTCGTAAAAAAGGTGAGATAA
- a CDS encoding cysteine desulfurase family protein — translation MVIYLDNANTTKPDPEVIRVMLEYFERKYGTPGGEFGHIFDEESREAVEEAREKIAREINASPEEIIFVSDETEADNLAIKGVAWAKGKGKVLASKIERKAILNTVKRLGEWGFQAYEVSVDKEGFINLDNLQGNLKDAILFATHLGNFEIGTIQDIKAISEIVHDKGALLYLDANHAFGKVKIDVKKLDVDLMSITAHLIHGPKGIAALYIRDGVKLKPLLDGDVRERGIRPGMINVPAIAGFGKAVELINYDDAKRMAKLRDKLIDLLLGIPDTKLNGPRGEKRLPNNVNVSFAYVEGESILLHCDLRGLVFSTGSACYSQELLPSHVIRAIGGSFEDAHGSVRLSLSKWTTEEEIVKAYEIIRDVVEKLREISIYGGKR, via the coding sequence ATGGTTATTTATTTAGACAATGCAAACACGACTAAGCCAGACCCCGAGGTAATTAGGGTAATGCTTGAATATTTTGAGAGAAAATATGGAACTCCTGGAGGGGAATTTGGGCATATATTTGACGAAGAATCCAGAGAAGCTGTTGAAGAAGCGAGGGAAAAAATAGCGAGGGAAATAAATGCCTCTCCAGAGGAAATTATCTTTGTCTCCGATGAAACTGAAGCAGATAATTTGGCGATAAAAGGTGTAGCATGGGCTAAGGGTAAAGGAAAAGTCCTGGCAAGCAAAATTGAGAGAAAAGCAATTCTTAACACAGTCAAAAGATTGGGAGAGTGGGGCTTCCAAGCTTATGAAGTTAGTGTTGATAAAGAGGGTTTTATCAACCTTGATAATCTCCAGGGCAACTTAAAAGACGCAATTCTCTTCGCCACTCACTTAGGAAACTTTGAAATTGGAACTATTCAAGATATCAAAGCAATATCTGAGATAGTCCACGATAAAGGTGCTCTCCTTTATCTGGACGCAAATCATGCCTTTGGTAAAGTCAAAATTGATGTCAAAAAGCTGGATGTTGACTTAATGAGCATTACTGCCCACTTAATCCACGGCCCTAAGGGAATTGCCGCACTTTATATAAGGGATGGGGTTAAGCTCAAACCTCTTCTCGATGGAGATGTGAGAGAAAGGGGAATAAGACCGGGAATGATAAATGTTCCAGCAATAGCTGGCTTTGGAAAGGCTGTAGAGCTGATAAACTATGATGACGCTAAGAGAATGGCAAAGCTTAGAGATAAGCTAATTGATCTGCTCTTAGGCATCCCCGATACAAAGCTCAACGGCCCAAGAGGAGAGAAAAGGCTTCCCAATAATGTAAACGTTTCATTCGCTTACGTTGAAGGAGAGAGCATTTTGCTTCACTGTGATCTAAGGGGGTTAGTGTTCTCAACTGGTTCCGCATGCTATTCGCAAGAACTTTTGCCGAGTCATGTGATTAGAGCCATTGGAGGTTCATTTGAAGATGCCCACGGTTCAGTGAGGCTGAGCCTAAGCAAGTGGACGACTGAAGAGGAGATAGTAAAAGCATACGAGATTATAAGGGATGTCGTTGAAAAACTGAGGGAAATCAGTATTTATGGTGGGAAGAGATGA
- a CDS encoding transcriptional regulator produces the protein MKINAFEVASKYVYPSLRRRLVEILYRDHKLTQTQVAELLHITQSAVSRYLRMNRGSFIDISNFQDIDNYLKELADKIIKEKLTEYQIHAELVEIALKMLGKGYLCPIHEKIDPELDPSKCRICIDLFG, from the coding sequence ATGAAGATAAATGCTTTCGAAGTTGCTTCAAAGTATGTATACCCCTCACTGAGGAGGAGATTAGTTGAGATTCTGTACAGAGATCATAAATTGACTCAAACTCAAGTCGCTGAACTTCTACATATTACCCAATCAGCTGTTTCAAGGTATTTAAGAATGAACAGGGGAAGTTTTATTGACATCTCCAATTTTCAGGATATAGATAATTACCTGAAAGAACTTGCAGATAAAATAATAAAAGAAAAGCTTACAGAATACCAAATACATGCAGAACTCGTTGAAATTGCCCTTAAAATGCTTGGAAAAGGGTATCTCTGCCCTATTCATGAGAAGATTGATCCCGAATTAGACCCATCAAAATGCAGGATATGCATAGATTTATTTGGGTAG
- the hcp gene encoding hydroxylamine reductase, with translation MLCNQCSMSLAGGCTIRGVCGKDPDLNSLQEALLYGIKGTSAYYYHALEVGYDDPRIGHFLAEALYSTLTNVNFDKNRFLELILENGRVHLEAMKLLDKAYVETFGRPEPVEVPTGTAEGHSILVTGHSYKALYELLRQIEEMSLEDELKVYTHAEMFPAHAYPELRKFKALYGNWGGSWLYQKKEFAEFPGVILGTSNCVQQPTKAYADRIFTVGIAGLEGVRHIEDYNFEPLIKRALETPRMEAYDGGKLLTGFHHANVLAMKDKLIELIQEGKIRHIFVVGGCDTPHKGMGYYEKLTELIPKDALILSAACGKFRYNARDYGTIEGIPRFLDFGQCNNVYSIIEIAIALANELGTDVNSLPVSIVLSWMEQKAIAILYSLLYLGIKGIYIGPRPPEFLTPNVFEILRRQFDLRLISDPERDLREMLNKGVKIEEGSPLAEELD, from the coding sequence ATGCTCTGCAACCAGTGTTCGATGAGTTTGGCGGGAGGGTGTACTATAAGGGGAGTCTGCGGCAAGGATCCTGACCTCAACTCGCTCCAGGAGGCCCTGCTCTACGGCATAAAGGGAACATCGGCCTACTACTACCACGCCCTTGAGGTCGGCTACGACGACCCGAGGATAGGCCACTTTTTGGCTGAGGCCCTCTACTCGACCCTGACCAACGTCAACTTCGACAAGAACCGCTTCCTTGAGCTCATCCTTGAGAACGGAAGGGTTCACCTTGAGGCGATGAAGCTCCTCGATAAGGCCTACGTTGAGACCTTCGGAAGGCCGGAGCCGGTTGAAGTCCCGACCGGAACTGCGGAGGGACACAGCATACTCGTCACCGGCCACAGCTACAAAGCTCTCTATGAACTCCTCAGGCAGATCGAGGAGATGAGCCTTGAGGATGAGCTCAAGGTCTACACCCACGCGGAGATGTTTCCGGCACATGCATACCCCGAGCTGAGGAAGTTCAAAGCGCTCTACGGCAACTGGGGAGGCTCATGGCTCTACCAGAAGAAGGAATTCGCGGAGTTCCCGGGCGTCATTCTGGGCACAAGCAACTGTGTCCAGCAGCCGACGAAGGCTTACGCCGACAGAATCTTCACCGTTGGGATAGCGGGCCTTGAAGGGGTTCGCCACATCGAGGACTACAACTTCGAGCCGCTCATAAAGCGCGCCCTTGAAACCCCCAGGATGGAGGCTTACGACGGCGGAAAGCTCCTCACCGGCTTCCACCACGCCAACGTCCTTGCCATGAAGGATAAGCTCATCGAACTCATTCAGGAGGGCAAGATAAGGCACATCTTCGTCGTGGGCGGTTGTGACACCCCGCACAAGGGTATGGGGTACTATGAAAAGCTAACCGAGCTGATTCCAAAGGATGCGCTGATACTCTCTGCGGCATGCGGCAAGTTCCGCTACAACGCGAGGGACTACGGCACCATTGAGGGCATTCCGCGCTTTTTGGACTTCGGCCAGTGCAACAACGTGTACTCGATAATCGAGATTGCAATAGCACTCGCCAATGAACTCGGGACGGATGTGAACTCCCTGCCGGTGAGCATAGTCCTGAGCTGGATGGAGCAGAAAGCCATAGCGATACTCTACTCGCTCCTCTACCTGGGAATCAAGGGCATCTACATCGGACCAAGGCCGCCAGAGTTCCTGACTCCCAATGTGTTTGAGATCCTCAGGAGGCAGTTTGACCTCAGATTAATAAGCGATCCAGAAAGAGATTTAAGAGAGATGCTCAACAAAGGTGTAAAAATAGAAGAGGGCTCACCTCTTGCGGAGGAGCTCGACTGA
- a CDS encoding DUF1858 domain-containing protein has protein sequence MEIKAVLDLRGLNPPEPAVRIVEALKDLKEGEGIEAIGDKPFKGILPKLEEASYRHELKKAGDAYILRIWNDGSAGEISGLDDVECAKEIEINENTNVGMLIERYPEALEVLIEYGFTPLKDETLRKTLAKTITLKEAKELGNLSDEKFGELLEKLKKLKE, from the coding sequence ATGGAGATTAAAGCTGTGCTGGACCTGAGGGGGCTAAACCCCCCGGAACCTGCTGTAAGGATAGTTGAGGCATTGAAGGATCTGAAAGAAGGAGAGGGCATCGAGGCAATAGGTGACAAACCGTTCAAAGGCATCCTCCCAAAGCTTGAGGAGGCGAGCTATAGACACGAGCTGAAAAAAGCTGGAGATGCCTACATCTTGAGGATATGGAACGATGGGAGTGCCGGGGAAATTTCAGGACTTGACGATGTGGAGTGTGCAAAAGAAATCGAGATAAACGAGAACACAAACGTCGGGATGCTCATAGAGAGGTATCCCGAAGCTCTTGAAGTGCTCATCGAGTACGGCTTCACACCGCTCAAAGATGAGACCCTGAGAAAGACCCTGGCAAAGACAATAACACTGAAAGAGGCCAAAGAACTGGGCAATCTTTCAGATGAGAAGTTCGGGGAACTATTAGAAAAGCTTAAAAAATTGAAAGAATGA
- a CDS encoding FprA family A-type flavoprotein — protein MKAVKIVEDVYWVGVKDWNRRIFDSLIPLPEGTSYNAYLVVGREKTALIDTVNPGFERELEEKINEIVDVADIDYIVMNHAEPDHSGAIPYLLERNKKVILIATEKGANMAKAYYDVPDERIMVVKDGDTVSLGGKTLRFIEAPWLHWPETMFTYLVEDKILFPCDFFGAHLAGGFYDDDVPDLLTHAQRYFGEIMMPFSAMAKKALKKIEGLEIKIIAPSHGPIYRNPRRIIEAYKKWSSGETKEKVIIAYVSMWGANETMVRELAALLTAEGIDVKVYNLVSSDIGEIAKDLVDSRVIVLAAPTVLGGAHPLAIYAAYLVKALRPPAKYAVIMGSYGWHGRSKDSLLEVLKGSNIELLGSLEVRARPKNEDYEKLRRLALLIQEKVRGDAE, from the coding sequence ATGAAAGCTGTAAAAATTGTTGAAGATGTTTACTGGGTTGGAGTTAAAGACTGGAACAGGAGAATTTTTGATTCTCTAATTCCCCTTCCAGAAGGAACTTCATATAATGCCTATCTGGTAGTAGGAAGAGAAAAAACCGCCCTCATAGACACCGTAAATCCCGGTTTTGAGAGGGAGCTTGAGGAAAAAATAAACGAAATCGTAGATGTAGCCGATATTGATTACATAGTGATGAATCACGCCGAGCCCGATCATTCCGGTGCAATTCCATACCTACTGGAGAGAAACAAAAAGGTCATCCTCATTGCAACCGAAAAAGGCGCGAACATGGCTAAAGCATACTATGATGTCCCCGATGAGAGGATTATGGTAGTGAAGGATGGCGACACCGTCTCGCTGGGAGGGAAGACCCTCAGGTTCATAGAGGCACCTTGGCTTCACTGGCCGGAGACAATGTTTACCTACCTCGTCGAGGACAAAATACTCTTTCCCTGTGACTTCTTTGGGGCTCACCTTGCTGGGGGCTTTTACGACGATGACGTGCCCGACCTTCTAACGCACGCCCAGAGGTACTTCGGGGAGATAATGATGCCCTTCTCGGCCATGGCGAAGAAAGCACTCAAAAAGATCGAGGGGCTTGAGATTAAGATAATCGCCCCGAGCCACGGCCCGATATACAGGAATCCCAGGAGGATAATCGAGGCGTATAAAAAGTGGAGCAGTGGAGAGACGAAGGAGAAGGTTATCATAGCCTATGTCAGCATGTGGGGGGCAAACGAGACAATGGTGAGGGAGCTCGCAGCTCTCCTGACCGCTGAGGGGATAGATGTTAAGGTCTACAACCTCGTGAGCTCGGATATAGGGGAAATCGCTAAAGACCTCGTGGACTCGAGGGTGATAGTTTTAGCAGCTCCCACAGTCCTTGGAGGTGCCCACCCTCTTGCAATTTATGCCGCATACCTCGTAAAGGCACTTAGACCGCCTGCAAAATATGCAGTGATAATGGGCTCCTATGGGTGGCACGGGCGAAGTAAAGATTCCCTCCTTGAAGTGCTGAAAGGCTCAAATATAGAGCTCCTCGGGAGCCTTGAGGTTCGTGCGAGGCCGAAGAATGAAGATTATGAAAAGCTCCGCAGGCTTGCGCTTCTTATTCAAGAAAAGGTTAGGGGTGATGCTGAATGA
- a CDS encoding DUF438 domain-containing protein, whose translation MTELLKNREYKKEKMKELLKKIHSGEDVEKLKEEFKELLRSISPLEIPLIEQELVKEGISARDIAKMCDIHVELFREAVAGVEKEEIKDIPPGHPLHTLYEENREIMKDAEMLNLYASTLANTKDEKMRQEILGVLKGIANQLRAVGFTHYNREEMLIFPYLERRGITAVPTVLWTKHDEIRAMIKQLIEILNRENEMEWEQFVSKVKEKASELSRALVDMVFRENNILYPTLKALLSEGEWVAIKQQEEAIGYYKVKPGDEWKPRAKPLHPYEIDPTLTAEQILSLPKEVQMALRGQKLEGDRTKVKREGDLELDTGYLSPKEINAIFKHLPVDITFIDKDDRVRFFSGGDRIFTRTPSVIGRPVQLCHPPKSVHVVNKILRAFKEGKKDVAEFWIQMGGRFIHIRYFAVRDENGEYLGTLEVVQDVTEIRKLEGEKRLLDWRD comes from the coding sequence ATGACCGAACTCCTAAAAAACCGTGAATATAAGAAAGAAAAAATGAAAGAACTTTTGAAGAAAATCCACAGCGGCGAGGATGTTGAAAAGCTCAAGGAGGAGTTTAAGGAACTCTTAAGGAGCATTTCTCCCCTTGAAATACCTCTCATTGAACAGGAGCTCGTTAAGGAAGGCATTTCAGCGAGGGACATAGCTAAGATGTGCGACATCCATGTTGAGCTCTTCAGAGAAGCAGTCGCTGGTGTTGAAAAGGAGGAAATAAAGGATATCCCCCCTGGACATCCTCTCCATACGCTCTATGAGGAGAACAGGGAAATAATGAAAGATGCGGAAATGCTGAATCTCTATGCATCCACTCTCGCAAACACGAAGGATGAGAAGATGAGACAGGAAATTCTTGGTGTTCTCAAAGGAATAGCCAACCAACTCAGAGCTGTTGGTTTTACCCACTACAACAGGGAAGAGATGCTTATCTTCCCATACCTTGAGAGGAGAGGGATTACAGCTGTTCCAACAGTACTCTGGACAAAGCATGATGAGATAAGAGCAATGATAAAGCAGCTAATCGAAATATTAAACAGAGAAAACGAAATGGAGTGGGAGCAATTTGTAAGTAAAGTGAAAGAAAAAGCCTCAGAACTTTCAAGAGCTTTAGTTGACATGGTGTTCAGGGAAAACAACATACTGTATCCAACATTGAAAGCCCTGCTCTCCGAGGGAGAGTGGGTTGCCATTAAGCAGCAGGAAGAGGCAATAGGGTATTACAAAGTTAAGCCCGGAGATGAGTGGAAGCCAAGGGCAAAGCCTCTTCATCCTTATGAGATTGACCCAACCTTAACAGCTGAACAGATTTTGAGCCTACCAAAGGAAGTTCAGATGGCACTGAGGGGACAGAAGCTTGAAGGAGACAGAACTAAAGTAAAGAGGGAAGGCGACTTGGAGTTAGACACTGGCTATCTCTCACCAAAAGAAATAAACGCGATTTTCAAGCATCTTCCAGTTGATATAACCTTCATAGACAAAGATGATAGGGTGAGGTTTTTCTCAGGCGGGGACAGAATATTCACAAGAACACCCTCAGTTATCGGAAGACCTGTACAGCTCTGCCATCCACCGAAAAGTGTTCATGTAGTAAACAAGATTCTTAGGGCTTTTAAGGAGGGCAAAAAAGACGTTGCAGAGTTTTGGATTCAGATGGGGGGGAGATTTATACATATCCGCTATTTTGCGGTCAGAGATGAAAATGGAGAGTACTTGGGAACACTTGAAGTTGTTCAAGATGTGACTGAAA